One Leclercia pneumoniae genomic region harbors:
- the sgrR gene encoding HTH-type transcriptional regulator SgrR, whose product MASGRLQQQFIRLWQCCEGQTQDTTLSELAALLNCSRRHMRTLLNTMQQQGWLNWEAEAGRGKRSRLTFLYTGLALQQQRAEDLLEQDRIDQLVQLVGDKAAVRQMLVSHLGRSFRQGKHILRVLYYRPMKNLLPGSALRRSETHMARQIFSGLTRINEENGELEADIAHHWQQIAPLHWRFFLRPGIHFHHGRELEMSDVIASLERARMLPLYSHIVSVQSPTAWTLDIHLSEPDRWLPWLLGYVPSMILPREWESMPKFASQPVGTGPYAVVRNNNNQLKIQAFDDYFGYRALIDEVNVWVLPDISEELSPGLTLEGPTEGEKAVESRLEEGCYYLLFDARSRRGASQEVRQWINQILSPAKLIYQAEAQYQTYWFPAWGLLPRWHHARPGCGEKPAGLESITLTYYREHVEHRVIGRMMSAMLAAEGVKLEIVEVDYDEWHRGDIVSDIWLNSVNFTLPLDFSLFSHLYEVPLLQNCIPRDWQQDAAKWRAGEMNLAVWCQHLLAQQAMVPLIHHWLMIQGQRSMRGLRMNTLGWFDFKSAWFAPPEP is encoded by the coding sequence ATGGCCTCTGGTCGCCTGCAACAACAATTCATCCGCCTGTGGCAATGCTGTGAAGGCCAGACCCAGGATACTACCCTCAGTGAACTGGCCGCGCTGCTTAACTGTTCGCGCCGCCATATGCGTACCCTGCTCAATACGATGCAGCAGCAGGGCTGGCTGAACTGGGAGGCCGAAGCCGGACGCGGTAAACGCTCGCGCCTCACGTTTTTGTATACCGGCCTAGCGCTACAGCAACAGCGGGCCGAAGACCTACTGGAGCAGGATCGGATCGATCAACTGGTGCAGTTAGTCGGCGATAAAGCTGCGGTACGGCAGATGCTGGTTTCTCATCTGGGCCGCAGTTTCCGCCAGGGGAAGCATATCCTGCGCGTCCTCTACTATCGGCCAATGAAAAACCTGTTGCCGGGTAGCGCATTACGTCGATCCGAGACCCACATGGCGCGGCAAATCTTCAGCGGGCTAACCCGCATAAATGAGGAAAACGGGGAACTGGAAGCCGATATCGCGCATCACTGGCAGCAGATTGCCCCCCTTCACTGGCGCTTTTTTTTACGGCCCGGCATCCATTTTCATCATGGCCGTGAACTGGAGATGAGCGACGTGATTGCCTCGCTCGAGCGCGCCAGAATGTTGCCGCTCTATTCCCACATCGTTAGCGTTCAGTCTCCTACCGCGTGGACGCTGGATATTCACCTCTCTGAACCAGACCGCTGGCTGCCGTGGCTGCTGGGTTACGTCCCCTCAATGATTCTGCCGCGTGAATGGGAATCGATGCCTAAGTTTGCCAGCCAACCCGTGGGGACAGGCCCCTATGCGGTGGTGCGCAATAACAATAATCAGTTAAAGATTCAGGCCTTTGACGATTACTTTGGCTATCGCGCGCTGATCGATGAAGTAAACGTCTGGGTATTACCCGATATCAGTGAAGAGCTGAGTCCAGGGCTGACGCTTGAGGGGCCGACCGAAGGGGAGAAAGCGGTAGAGAGCCGTCTGGAAGAGGGGTGCTATTACCTGCTCTTCGACGCGCGATCCCGACGCGGTGCCAGCCAGGAGGTCCGTCAGTGGATCAACCAGATCCTCTCTCCCGCTAAATTGATCTATCAGGCGGAAGCGCAGTACCAGACTTACTGGTTCCCCGCCTGGGGCTTGCTGCCTCGCTGGCACCATGCCCGGCCGGGATGTGGCGAAAAACCTGCAGGTCTTGAGAGCATTACCCTGACCTACTACCGTGAACACGTTGAACACCGGGTCATCGGCAGAATGATGAGCGCTATGCTGGCCGCCGAAGGGGTAAAACTGGAAATAGTGGAAGTGGATTATGACGAGTGGCATCGCGGCGATATCGTTAGCGATATCTGGCTAAATAGCGTGAACTTTACTCTGCCGCTCGATTTCTCGCTCTTCTCGCACCTGTATGAGGTGCCGCTGCTGCAAAACTGCATTCCCCGCGACTGGCAGCAAGACGCCGCCAAGTGGCGGGCGGGTGAGATGAACCTCGCGGTGTGGTGCCAGCATCTATTGGCACAGCAAGCGATGGTACCGCTTATTCACCACTGGCTGATGATTCAGGGTCAGCGCAGTATGCGTGGTCTGCGGATGAACACGCTTGGCTGGTTTGACTTTAAATCGGCGTGGTTTGCGCCGCCGGAGCCATAA
- the thiP gene encoding thiamine/thiamine pyrophosphate ABC transporter permease ThiP, with product MATRRQPLIAGWLIPGLTAATLLVAVALGAFLSLWFSAPDADVSALWHDSYLWHVVRFSFWQAFLSALLSVAPAILLARALYRRRFPGRQALLRLCAMTLILPVLVAVFGILSVYGRQGWLAQICAAIGLNWRFSPYGLQGILLAHVFFNLPMATRLLLQALENIPGEQRQLAAQLNMRGWSFFRFVEWPWLRRQILPTAALIFMLCFASFATVLSLGGGPQATTIELAIYQALSYDYDPGRAALLAIIQMVCCLALVLLSQRLGKALAVGTSQLSGWRDPQDSLRSRLTDALLITLALLLLLPPLLAVVVDGLNGNLFSVLQQPVLWQALTTSLRIAAGAGLLCVILTMMLLWSSRELYARQATAAGQLLDLSGMLILAMPGIVLATGFFLLFTRTVGLPASADGIVIFTNALMAIPYALKVLENPMRDLSARYTLLCGSLGMQGWQRLKVVELRALKRPLAQALAFACVLSIGDFGVVALFGNDDFRTLPFWLYQQIGSYRSQDGAVTALLLLMLCFALFTVIEKLPGRDAKTD from the coding sequence ATGGCAACGCGCCGTCAGCCGTTAATCGCGGGCTGGCTCATACCGGGGCTGACGGCCGCCACGCTGTTGGTGGCTGTCGCTCTGGGCGCCTTTCTGTCGCTATGGTTCAGTGCGCCCGACGCCGACGTCTCTGCGCTGTGGCACGACAGTTATTTATGGCACGTCGTACGCTTCTCATTCTGGCAGGCCTTTTTGTCAGCCCTGCTCTCCGTCGCGCCCGCCATTTTGCTGGCGCGTGCGCTGTATCGCCGTCGTTTTCCCGGCAGGCAAGCCCTGCTGCGCCTGTGCGCCATGACGCTGATACTGCCCGTGCTGGTCGCCGTGTTTGGCATACTCAGCGTCTATGGCCGTCAGGGCTGGCTGGCCCAAATTTGTGCAGCGATCGGGCTGAACTGGCGCTTCTCTCCCTATGGCTTGCAGGGGATCTTACTGGCCCACGTCTTCTTTAATTTGCCCATGGCCACCCGCCTGCTCTTACAGGCGCTGGAGAACATTCCCGGCGAGCAACGCCAGCTTGCCGCCCAGCTCAATATGCGCGGCTGGTCCTTCTTCCGTTTTGTTGAATGGCCATGGCTACGCCGCCAGATCCTCCCTACTGCCGCGCTAATCTTTATGCTCTGCTTCGCCAGTTTTGCCACTGTGCTCTCACTCGGCGGCGGGCCGCAGGCTACTACCATTGAGCTGGCTATCTACCAGGCCCTGAGCTATGACTATGATCCTGGCCGGGCGGCGCTGCTGGCGATCATTCAGATGGTCTGTTGTCTGGCTCTGGTCTTACTGAGCCAGCGTCTGGGCAAAGCCCTCGCCGTAGGCACAAGTCAGCTCAGCGGCTGGCGCGATCCCCAGGACAGCCTGCGTAGCCGTCTGACAGACGCGCTGCTGATTACGCTGGCACTGCTGCTGCTGCTGCCGCCGCTACTGGCGGTCGTGGTGGATGGCCTTAACGGGAATCTTTTCAGCGTGCTGCAACAGCCGGTGCTCTGGCAGGCGTTAACGACCTCGCTACGCATTGCCGCAGGCGCCGGCCTGCTCTGCGTGATCCTGACCATGATGCTCCTCTGGAGCAGCCGTGAGCTCTATGCCCGGCAGGCCACCGCCGCAGGACAGCTGCTGGATTTGAGCGGCATGCTGATTCTGGCGATGCCCGGCATCGTACTGGCGACCGGCTTTTTCCTGCTGTTTACCCGCACCGTCGGGCTACCCGCCTCGGCGGACGGCATTGTCATCTTTACCAATGCGCTGATGGCCATCCCTTATGCCCTCAAGGTTCTGGAAAACCCGATGCGCGACCTCAGCGCCCGCTATACGCTGCTTTGCGGATCATTAGGGATGCAGGGGTGGCAACGGCTAAAGGTGGTGGAACTGCGCGCCCTGAAACGCCCACTGGCGCAGGCGCTGGCCTTTGCCTGCGTACTCTCGATTGGTGATTTTGGGGTGGTGGCACTGTTTGGCAATGACGATTTCCGCACCCTGCCGTTCTGGCTCTATCAGCAGATTGGCTCCTATCGCAGCCAGGACGGAGCCGTTACGGCGCTTCTGCTCCTGATGCTCTGCTTTGCCTTGTTTACCGTTATTGAAAAACTTCCGGGGCGTGATGCTAAAACTGACTGA
- the thiB gene encoding thiamine ABC transporter substrate binding subunit yields the protein MLKKALPLLALLALPAFAKPVLTVYTYDSFAADWGPGPVVKKAFEADCNCELKFVALEDGVSLLNRLRMEGKNSKADVVLGLDNNLLNAATQTGLFAKSNVPNDAVTVPGGWKNDTFVPFDYGYFAFVYDKTKLQNPPKSLKELVESDQKWRVIYEDPRTSTPGLGLLLWMQKVYGDKTPEAWQKLAAKTVTVTKGWSEAYGLFLKGEGDLVLSYTTSPAYHIIEEKKENYAAADFAEGHYLQVEVAARTAASKQPELAEQFLKFMVSPAFQKAIPTGNWMYPVTDVALPEGFNSLVKPKNTLEFTPQQVADKRAGWVSEWQRAVSR from the coding sequence GTGTTAAAAAAAGCTCTTCCCCTGCTGGCCCTGCTGGCGCTGCCTGCTTTCGCTAAACCCGTGCTGACGGTCTATACCTACGACTCCTTCGCCGCTGACTGGGGCCCTGGCCCGGTGGTCAAAAAAGCCTTTGAAGCCGACTGCAATTGTGAACTGAAGTTCGTGGCGCTGGAAGACGGGGTTTCCCTGCTCAACCGGCTGCGCATGGAAGGTAAAAACAGCAAAGCCGACGTCGTGCTGGGGCTGGATAACAACCTGCTCAATGCGGCCACCCAGACCGGATTGTTTGCCAAAAGTAATGTCCCAAACGATGCAGTGACTGTGCCGGGTGGCTGGAAAAATGACACCTTTGTGCCTTTCGATTATGGTTACTTCGCCTTCGTTTACGACAAAACCAAACTGCAAAACCCACCGAAGAGCCTGAAAGAGCTGGTTGAAAGCGATCAAAAATGGCGCGTGATCTATGAAGATCCCCGCACCAGCACGCCGGGTCTCGGTCTGCTGCTGTGGATGCAGAAAGTCTATGGCGATAAAACCCCGGAAGCCTGGCAAAAACTGGCTGCCAAAACGGTGACCGTCACTAAAGGCTGGAGCGAAGCGTACGGGCTCTTCCTGAAAGGAGAAGGGGACCTGGTGCTGAGCTATACCACCTCCCCGGCCTATCACATCATCGAAGAGAAAAAAGAGAACTATGCTGCCGCTGACTTTGCAGAAGGACACTACCTGCAGGTGGAAGTGGCTGCCCGCACCGCAGCCAGCAAACAGCCAGAACTGGCAGAGCAGTTCCTGAAGTTTATGGTCTCGCCGGCCTTCCAGAAGGCAATCCCGACCGGTAACTGGATGTACCCGGTGACCGATGTTGCGCTGCCTGAGGGCTTTAATAGCCTGGTCAAACCGAAAAATACGCTGGAGTTCACCCCGCAACAGGTTGCGGATAAGCGTGCTGGCTGGGTAAGTGAATGGCAACGCGCCGTCAGCCGTTAA
- the sgrT gene encoding glucose uptake inhibitor SgrT has translation MRKSTARQFFQQYFAATKGVSWLARQCEAQRFKILEELMQWDVTTPTSER, from the coding sequence ATGAGGAAGTCGACCGCACGTCAGTTTTTCCAACAGTACTTTGCCGCGACAAAGGGAGTGTCCTGGCTGGCCCGCCAGTGTGAAGCACAACGGTTCAAAATACTGGAAGAGTTGATGCAGTGGGACGTTACAACGCCGACTTCTGAACGCTGA
- the thiQ gene encoding thiamine ABC transporter ATP-binding protein ThiQ — protein MLKLTDVTWLYQHLPMRFTLSVPQGESVAILGPSGAGKSTLLNLIAGFLQPASGTILIENRDHTWTPPSRRPVSMLFQENNLFTHLSVRQNIGLGMHPGLKLNVDQQRKLAAIAGQMGISDLLDRLPGELSGGQRQRVALARCLVREQPILLLDEPFSALDPALRQEMLLLVKEVCERQQLTMLMVSHSVEDAARIARRSIVVADGRIAWDGETRVLLSGDASASHLLGIARG, from the coding sequence ATGCTAAAACTGACTGATGTGACCTGGCTTTACCAGCACCTGCCGATGCGTTTTACTCTCTCTGTGCCGCAGGGAGAGTCGGTTGCCATTCTCGGCCCAAGCGGTGCGGGGAAAAGCACCCTGCTCAATCTGATCGCCGGTTTTCTGCAGCCCGCCAGCGGGACAATCTTGATAGAAAACCGCGATCACACCTGGACGCCCCCTTCCCGGCGCCCGGTGTCGATGCTGTTCCAGGAAAACAACCTATTTACCCACCTGAGCGTTCGGCAGAACATCGGGCTGGGGATGCACCCTGGCCTGAAGCTCAATGTCGATCAACAGCGCAAACTTGCGGCCATCGCCGGCCAGATGGGCATTAGCGATCTGTTAGACAGGTTGCCAGGAGAGCTTTCCGGGGGGCAGCGCCAGCGCGTTGCTCTGGCGCGCTGCCTGGTGCGAGAACAGCCGATATTACTGCTGGACGAACCCTTTTCCGCCCTCGATCCTGCTCTGCGTCAGGAGATGCTATTGCTGGTCAAAGAGGTCTGCGAGCGTCAGCAGCTCACCATGTTGATGGTGTCGCATAGCGTGGAAGATGCGGCCCGCATCGCCAGACGTTCGATAGTCGTGGCTGACGGGCGTATCGCCTGGGACGGTGAGACCCGCGTGCTGCTTAGCGGCGACGCCAGCGCCTCGCATCTGCTGGGCATTGCGCGCGGTTAA
- a CDS encoding DedA family protein, giving the protein MQALLEHFITQSVTYSLIAVALVAFLESLALVGLILPGTVMMAGLGALIGSGEVNFWQAWLAGIIGCLLGDWISFWLGWRFKKPLHRWSFMKKNKALLDKTEHALHQHSMFTILVGRFVGPTRPLVPMVAGMLDLPIKKFIVPNIIGCLFWPPFYFLPGILAGAAIDIPAGQDSGGFKWLLLATALLLWLAAWLCWRLWRSTRANVDKLSAWLPRSRLLWLAPLLLGVAVVALVALIRHPLMPVYGEILLKVVSR; this is encoded by the coding sequence ATGCAGGCATTGCTGGAACACTTCATCACCCAGTCCGTTACTTACTCCCTCATTGCCGTTGCGCTGGTGGCTTTTCTGGAATCGCTGGCGCTGGTCGGGCTGATCCTCCCCGGTACGGTGATGATGGCTGGTCTTGGCGCGCTGATAGGTAGCGGCGAGGTTAATTTCTGGCAGGCCTGGCTGGCGGGCATTATCGGTTGTCTGCTGGGCGACTGGATCTCGTTCTGGCTGGGCTGGCGTTTCAAAAAGCCGTTGCATCGCTGGTCTTTCATGAAAAAGAACAAAGCGCTGCTGGATAAAACCGAGCATGCCCTGCATCAACACAGCATGTTTACGATTCTGGTGGGACGTTTTGTTGGCCCGACGCGTCCGCTGGTGCCCATGGTGGCTGGCATGCTCGATCTGCCGATCAAAAAATTCATTGTGCCAAATATCATTGGCTGCCTCTTCTGGCCGCCATTCTACTTCTTGCCTGGCATTCTGGCCGGAGCGGCTATCGATATTCCTGCAGGTCAGGATAGCGGCGGCTTTAAGTGGTTACTGCTGGCAACGGCATTGCTGCTTTGGCTGGCGGCCTGGCTCTGCTGGCGTCTTTGGCGCAGCACCAGGGCTAACGTCGATAAGCTGAGCGCCTGGCTGCCGCGATCGCGATTACTGTGGCTGGCACCCCTGCTGCTGGGCGTGGCGGTGGTGGCGCTGGTGGCGCTTATTCGCCACCCGCTGATGCCCGTCTATGGTGAGATTCTGTTGAAGGTCGTGAGCCGTTAA
- a CDS encoding sugar efflux transporter yields the protein MLWLMTMGRRLNGVYAAFMIVAFMMGVAGALQAPTLSLFLSREVGAQPFWVGLFYTVNAIAGILVSLWLAKRSDSQGDRRKLILFCCAMAIANALLFAFNRHYMTLLTCGVLLAALANTAMPQLFALAREYADNSAREVVMFSSVMRAQLSLAWVIGPPLAFMLALNYGFTAMFSIAAAIFAISLGLIAFALPSVARVEQTVDTPVSQVSGWHNKNVRLLFIASTLMWTCNTMYIIDMPLWISSDLGLPDKLAGILMGTAAGLEIPAMILAGYYVKRFGKRRMMTLAVAAGVMFYVGLILFHSREALLALQLFNAIFIGIVAGIGMLWFQDLMPGRAGSATTLFTNSISTGVIMAGMIQGALAQSYGHAAVYWTIAAISVVTLATTSRVKDV from the coding sequence ATGCTCTGGTTAATGACGATGGGTCGCCGCCTCAACGGTGTCTATGCCGCGTTTATGATAGTGGCGTTTATGATGGGCGTCGCCGGCGCGCTGCAGGCTCCGACCTTAAGCCTGTTCCTGAGTCGTGAAGTCGGGGCGCAACCTTTCTGGGTAGGGTTGTTCTACACGGTCAATGCCATCGCCGGGATTCTGGTCAGCCTGTGGCTGGCGAAGCGCTCCGACAGTCAGGGCGACCGGCGTAAATTGATCCTCTTCTGCTGCGCCATGGCCATTGCTAACGCACTGCTGTTTGCATTTAACCGCCATTACATGACTTTGCTTACCTGCGGGGTTCTGCTGGCGGCGCTGGCGAACACCGCCATGCCACAGCTCTTTGCCCTGGCCCGTGAATACGCCGACAACTCCGCGCGGGAAGTGGTAATGTTCAGTTCGGTGATGCGTGCTCAGCTCTCGCTGGCGTGGGTAATCGGCCCGCCGCTGGCCTTTATGCTGGCCCTCAATTACGGCTTTACCGCCATGTTCTCCATCGCGGCGGCAATCTTCGCCATCAGTCTGGGGCTTATCGCCTTTGCGCTGCCCTCTGTCGCTCGGGTAGAGCAGACGGTGGATACCCCGGTGTCTCAGGTGAGCGGCTGGCATAACAAAAATGTCCGCCTGCTGTTTATCGCCTCGACGCTAATGTGGACCTGTAACACCATGTATATCATTGATATGCCTTTGTGGATCAGCAGCGATCTGGGTTTGCCGGATAAGCTGGCGGGTATTTTGATGGGCACGGCCGCGGGGCTTGAGATCCCGGCCATGATCCTGGCGGGATATTACGTAAAACGCTTCGGTAAACGCCGAATGATGACCCTTGCCGTGGCGGCGGGGGTGATGTTTTACGTGGGGTTAATTCTGTTTCATAGCCGTGAGGCGCTGCTGGCGCTCCAGCTGTTTAATGCCATTTTTATCGGGATCGTTGCCGGGATAGGGATGCTTTGGTTCCAGGATTTGATGCCCGGCCGGGCGGGCTCGGCCACCACCCTGTTTACAAACAGCATCTCTACGGGGGTGATTATGGCGGGGATGATCCAGGGCGCTCTGGCCCAAAGCTACGGACATGCAGCGGTTTACTGGACGATTGCGGCTATTTCGGTGGTGACCTTAGCGACCACCTCTCGGGTGAAAGATGTCTGA